A window from Vulcanimicrobium alpinum encodes these proteins:
- a CDS encoding SDR family NAD(P)-dependent oxidoreductase: protein MDFGLAGRAALVLAASKGLGRATAEALANEGADVAIGARDAGELDATAAAIRERTGCRVVAIPVDVTDAVQSQRFVETALGELGRIDILVNNAGGPPFGRFDDFDDDAWFAAFELSLRSTVRMTRLVLPHLPHDGHGRIINVVSMSVRSLLPGSMLSTAMRAGVVGMAKLLAEEVGAHGITVNNVAPGLILTDRLKHFGAKPEQAEAIPLRRFGRPDEFASVVAFLASERASYVTGMTIPVDGGAIRAIS from the coding sequence ATGGATTTCGGCCTGGCCGGACGCGCCGCGCTCGTCCTCGCCGCGAGCAAGGGGCTGGGGCGCGCGACGGCCGAGGCGCTGGCGAACGAAGGCGCCGACGTCGCGATCGGCGCACGCGATGCCGGTGAACTCGATGCGACGGCGGCGGCGATCCGCGAGCGCACCGGCTGCCGCGTCGTTGCGATCCCCGTCGACGTCACCGACGCGGTGCAGTCGCAGCGTTTCGTCGAAACGGCGCTGGGCGAACTCGGCCGGATCGATATCCTCGTCAACAACGCCGGCGGCCCGCCGTTCGGGCGCTTCGACGACTTCGACGACGATGCGTGGTTCGCGGCGTTCGAACTGAGCCTGCGCAGCACGGTGCGGATGACGCGGCTGGTTCTGCCGCATCTCCCGCATGACGGGCACGGCCGCATCATCAACGTCGTCAGCATGTCGGTACGCTCGCTGCTTCCGGGCTCGATGCTCTCGACCGCGATGCGCGCGGGCGTCGTCGGGATGGCGAAGCTGCTGGCGGAGGAAGTCGGCGCGCACGGGATCACGGTGAACAACGTCGCGCCCGGGCTGATCCTGACCGACCGCCTCAAGCACTTCGGCGCCAAGCCCGAACAGGCCGAGGCGATCCCGCTGCGGCGCTTCGGCCGGCCCGACGAGTTCGCGTCGGTGGTGGCGTTCCTCGCTTCGGAGCGCGCGTCGTACGTCACCGGGATGACGATCCCGGTCGACGGCGGCGCGATCCGCGCGATCTCCTAG
- a CDS encoding sigma-70 family RNA polymerase sigma factor — protein sequence MNGDEREARIRELLPLVKQLARRVHRMIPTADLDDLIGDGSVGLIRAIDAFDPSFGVPPAAYARKVVLGAILNGVRRMDRVPERTRRVLRTADAARFALAQQLGVLPTHHEMEARIPGLAQARASALRATPLSLDASLPPGEHLEPDSAADPQLVYEVRGERARVRAAIGGLSARQRRVIVAYYFQERSLRRLHAEMGISPQRVSQLHLSAMRRLRAVLGESA from the coding sequence ATGAACGGCGACGAGCGCGAGGCGCGCATCCGCGAACTGCTCCCCCTGGTGAAGCAGCTCGCGCGGCGCGTCCACCGGATGATCCCCACCGCCGATCTCGACGATCTGATCGGCGACGGCAGCGTCGGGCTGATCCGTGCGATCGACGCGTTCGATCCGTCGTTCGGCGTCCCGCCGGCGGCGTACGCGCGCAAGGTGGTACTCGGCGCGATCCTCAACGGCGTGCGGCGGATGGATCGTGTCCCGGAACGGACGCGCCGCGTGCTGCGTACGGCCGATGCGGCGCGCTTCGCGCTCGCGCAGCAGCTCGGCGTGCTGCCGACGCATCACGAGATGGAAGCGCGCATCCCCGGTCTCGCGCAGGCACGCGCGAGCGCGCTTCGCGCGACGCCGCTCTCGCTCGACGCCTCGCTGCCGCCCGGCGAACACCTCGAGCCCGACAGCGCCGCCGACCCGCAGCTCGTCTACGAAGTGCGCGGTGAGCGCGCTCGCGTGCGCGCCGCGATCGGCGGGCTCTCGGCACGACAGCGCCGCGTCATCGTCGCGTACTATTTTCAGGAGCGCTCGCTGCGCCGTTTGCATGCCGAGATGGGAATCTCGCCGCAGCGCGTCTCGCAGCTTCATCTGAGCGCGATGCGCCGCTTGCGCGCCGTGCTCGGGGAAAGTGCATGA
- a CDS encoding flagellar hook basal-body protein encodes MNRAMYAAASGMAAQQTQLEIVADNLANAEVAGFKGAAATFADVRAGEIGLGTTTLGRHALFAQGKLVKSSGPFDVAIDGPGFFVVERDGHRAYTRNGEFAREPDGSLRNSAGWRLDGVRIPGDALAVRVERDGRVAIDTAHDRDRTIARLRLATFPAPEAMRPAGATLFVPTDASGRARLVEPGAHGAPSIAFGMLERSNVSIVESVMQILSAQRAYEANAKGVQAADEMLRIANNLHRG; translated from the coding sequence ATGAACCGCGCGATGTATGCGGCCGCCAGCGGGATGGCCGCGCAGCAGACGCAGCTCGAGATCGTCGCCGACAACCTCGCCAACGCCGAGGTCGCCGGCTTCAAGGGCGCGGCCGCGACGTTCGCCGACGTGCGCGCCGGCGAGATCGGCTTGGGGACGACGACGCTCGGCCGCCACGCGCTTTTCGCGCAGGGCAAACTGGTGAAGAGCAGCGGCCCCTTCGACGTCGCGATCGACGGGCCGGGATTTTTCGTGGTGGAACGCGACGGACACCGCGCTTACACGCGCAACGGCGAGTTCGCGCGCGAACCCGACGGCTCGCTGCGCAACAGCGCGGGCTGGCGGCTCGACGGCGTGCGCATCCCCGGCGATGCGCTCGCCGTGCGCGTCGAGCGCGACGGGCGGGTCGCAATCGACACCGCGCACGATCGCGATCGCACGATCGCGCGGCTGCGGCTCGCGACCTTCCCGGCGCCTGAAGCGATGCGGCCGGCGGGCGCGACGCTGTTCGTCCCGACCGATGCGTCCGGGCGCGCGCGGCTGGTCGAGCCGGGCGCGCACGGCGCGCCGTCGATCGCGTTCGGGATGCTCGAGCGTTCCAACGTCTCGATCGTCGAGTCCGTCATGCAGATCCTCAGCGCACAGCGCGCGTACGAAGCCAACGCCAAGGGAGTGCAGGCCGCCGATGAAATGCTGCGGATCGCCAACAACCTCCATCGCGGCTGA
- a CDS encoding NADPH-dependent F420 reductase, whose product MEIGILGSGNIGGNLARLFARAGHHVRIANSRGPESLRSLVASIGENAEASTPQDAVDKADLVVVAVPWTKREEVLGETGPFDDKIVVDAMNPYTEDFEIEDLDRTSSEVTRGLVPGALVVKAFNTIFYKRLADEGKPKGAPGRLAIPVAGDDPGAKQVVMDLIDAIGFDPVDNGGLKEGGRKQQPGSPIYNNPIGAADMKDRLARI is encoded by the coding sequence ATGGAAATCGGGATCTTGGGCTCCGGAAACATCGGAGGCAACCTCGCGCGATTGTTCGCGCGCGCCGGGCACCACGTGCGCATCGCCAACTCGCGCGGACCGGAGTCCCTCCGCAGCCTCGTCGCGTCGATCGGCGAGAACGCCGAAGCCTCAACCCCCCAAGATGCCGTCGACAAGGCCGATCTGGTCGTGGTCGCCGTCCCCTGGACGAAGCGCGAAGAGGTGCTCGGCGAGACCGGCCCGTTCGACGACAAGATCGTCGTCGACGCGATGAACCCGTACACCGAGGACTTCGAGATCGAAGACCTCGACCGCACCTCGAGCGAGGTCACCCGCGGCCTGGTCCCGGGTGCGCTGGTCGTCAAGGCGTTCAACACCATCTTCTACAAGCGGCTCGCCGACGAGGGGAAGCCGAAGGGCGCCCCTGGCCGGCTCGCGATCCCGGTCGCCGGCGACGACCCCGGCGCAAAGCAGGTCGTCATGGACCTGATCGATGCGATCGGTTTCGACCCCGTCGACAACGGCGGGCTCAAGGAAGGCGGCCGCAAGCAGCAGCCGGGCTCGCCGATCTACAACAACCCGATCGGCGCCGCCGATATGAAAGACCGGCTGGCCCGGATCTGA
- a CDS encoding DivIVA domain-containing protein, translating to MAKVTIVDIQHKAFKKALQGYDRSDVDHFLEEIMETLEDEAQARAALEAEIADLRDRISHFKAMEETMNQTLILAQRTADEVKANAHKEADLIKQEARIAAEREIALLGDRIDDSRREAQRHRDTAEKAKSELRSLLMSHLSLIDRQGDTGPLRAVAPAPVADAAPAEPAEAAPAEKSAPPEKPSPADASAAQAPAAPAKPQRTPADRLPLVKSEIDETDQLPINNGVRARKLVQ from the coding sequence ATGGCGAAAGTCACGATCGTCGACATCCAGCACAAAGCGTTCAAGAAAGCCCTGCAGGGCTACGACCGCTCCGACGTCGATCATTTCCTCGAAGAGATCATGGAGACGCTCGAAGACGAGGCGCAGGCGCGCGCTGCGCTCGAAGCGGAGATTGCCGACCTGCGCGACCGGATCTCGCACTTCAAGGCGATGGAAGAGACGATGAACCAGACGCTCATCCTCGCCCAGCGCACCGCCGACGAAGTGAAAGCGAACGCGCACAAAGAGGCCGATCTGATCAAGCAGGAGGCGCGGATCGCCGCCGAACGCGAGATCGCGCTGCTCGGCGACCGCATCGACGACTCGCGCCGCGAAGCGCAGCGCCATCGCGACACCGCCGAGAAGGCAAAGAGCGAGCTGCGTTCGTTGCTGATGTCGCACCTCTCGCTGATCGATCGCCAAGGCGACACGGGGCCGTTGCGCGCGGTCGCGCCGGCGCCGGTCGCGGACGCTGCGCCGGCGGAGCCCGCCGAGGCGGCACCCGCCGAGAAGTCCGCACCGCCCGAAAAACCGTCGCCCGCCGACGCGTCGGCCGCCCAGGCGCCCGCTGCGCCCGCAAAACCGCAGCGCACGCCCGCCGATCGGCTCCCGCTGGTGAAGTCGGAGATCGACGAGACGGATCAGCTCCCGATCAACAACGGAGTGCGTGCGCGCAAGCTCGTCCAGTAG
- a CDS encoding cell division protein SepF: MSVFARIGSWFAINDEDEEELYPDEVGAKRNVVPLTDASRRPGGSVAVFAPRSFADVTEIADALRSRQVVIVNVQGADRNLLQRVVDFTSGVAYTIDGRIQKLAEAIYLIVPSGVNVNSAGVKEQLDNDGLLGIKDLR; this comes from the coding sequence ATGAGCGTGTTCGCCCGTATCGGATCGTGGTTTGCGATCAACGACGAGGACGAAGAAGAACTCTACCCCGACGAAGTCGGCGCGAAGCGCAACGTCGTGCCGCTGACCGACGCGTCGCGGCGGCCCGGCGGTTCGGTCGCGGTCTTCGCACCGCGCTCGTTCGCCGACGTCACCGAGATCGCGGACGCCCTGCGTTCGCGTCAGGTCGTGATCGTCAACGTGCAGGGTGCCGACCGCAACCTGCTCCAGCGCGTCGTCGACTTCACCTCCGGCGTCGCGTACACGATCGACGGCCGCATTCAAAAACTCGCCGAGGCGATCTATCTGATCGTTCCGTCCGGCGTCAACGTCAACTCGGCCGGCGTGAAAGAGCAACTCGACAACGACGGCCTGCTCGGAATCAAGGATCTGCGTTGA
- a CDS encoding flagellar basal body rod C-terminal domain-containing protein, translated as MDGMEWMGSAMRAARGALDVATQNLANASSDGYRKAQAAITLSARGLAVSTHATHEQGAVRRTGRAFDLALLGDGAFRVGDATTRSGAFVRDRDGRLVDDRGRALRGTCGVLHVSERATIAADGTVRDGGRAVDRLALPAGTHVLSGALETSTVNPIGETLAILTAQRAFETAQKTMLAIDATREKSANDVVRVQ; from the coding sequence ATGGACGGGATGGAATGGATGGGCAGCGCGATGCGCGCCGCTCGCGGCGCGCTCGACGTCGCGACACAGAACCTCGCCAACGCCTCGAGCGACGGCTACCGCAAGGCCCAGGCCGCGATCACGCTCTCCGCCCGCGGTCTCGCGGTGTCGACGCACGCGACGCACGAGCAGGGCGCAGTGCGCCGCACCGGGCGGGCCTTCGACCTGGCGCTGCTGGGCGACGGCGCGTTCCGCGTGGGCGATGCGACGACGCGCAGCGGCGCGTTCGTCCGCGATCGCGACGGCCGGCTCGTCGACGACCGGGGCCGTGCGCTCCGCGGAACTTGCGGTGTGCTGCACGTCTCGGAGCGCGCGACGATCGCCGCGGACGGAACGGTCCGCGACGGCGGCCGCGCCGTCGACCGGCTCGCGCTCCCGGCCGGAACGCACGTGCTCTCCGGAGCGCTCGAGACGAGCACCGTCAACCCGATCGGCGAGACGCTCGCGATCCTGACCGCGCAGCGCGCGTTCGAGACCGCGCAGAAGACGATGCTCGCGATCGACGCGACGCGCGAGAAGTCGGCGAACGACGTGGTGCGCGTGCAATGA